The Tautonia rosea genome includes a window with the following:
- a CDS encoding PEGA domain-containing protein, producing MLTRPNCLMRRASCLALFLFSLTAVGCVERRYTIRTDPPGALVFVNGEESGISPVSVSYEYYGDRRVTIQAEGYETIHTELPIRAPWWNNAFTGFFTENLVPFTLRDEREFRFTMAPAVSPETGDLVGRGQQLRQQAQVPPPERPGGFFRFFAL from the coding sequence ATGCTGACGCGCCCGAACTGCTTGATGCGACGGGCCAGCTGCCTGGCTCTGTTCCTGTTCAGTCTGACTGCGGTCGGCTGTGTCGAACGGCGCTACACGATCCGGACCGATCCGCCGGGGGCCCTGGTGTTCGTCAATGGCGAGGAATCGGGGATCAGCCCGGTTTCGGTCAGCTACGAATACTACGGCGACCGCCGGGTGACGATCCAGGCTGAAGGGTACGAGACCATTCACACGGAATTGCCGATCAGAGCCCCCTGGTGGAACAACGCGTTTACCGGCTTTTTCACCGAAAACCTTGTCCCGTTCACCCTTCGAGACGAACGGGAGTTCCGGTTCACGATGGCTCCAGCCGTCTCTCCCGAAACCGGAGACCTCGTCGGCCGAGGCCAACAGCTTCGTCAGCAGGCCCAGGTGCCCCCTCCCGAACGTCCCGGAGGGTTCTTCCGGTTCTTCGCGCTGTGA
- a CDS encoding leucyl aminopeptidase, giving the protein MNIRIVSDNPIQLEVGWLVVGMFEDQPEPPSWLSETPGAETVRRLIASRDLSGGFGEASAIHAVLSPSNASMLVVGLGPADRFGMGEAFDSGVLVGKRLGGRSRDSVALVLPDVGNQSPSIASAIVQGVIVGTSGPGLAKSEPARFPIQELQLSVSPGSSADPHPIKQAVHRAEIIGQAINLARELVNLPPARKTPSLLADRIRTEAEQTDLTVTVWDDDRIRRERFGGLLGVSAGSDEPPAFVMLEWLGASDPQAPALALVGKGITFDSGGLSLKPSASMEDMKADMSGAAIVTAAMTAIARLELRVNVRAFLPLAENMTGGRAMKLGDVLTMRNGKTVEVMNTDAEGRLILADALSFAAEQEPSRIIDLATLTGSCMIALGPKVAGLFTNDEATAQAVQSAAEAVGERLWPLPMDADFRESLKSPVADLKNVGSKWGGASIAGKFLEEFVGGRPWAHLDIAGPAWADTDSSTRDAGGTGCFVRTLVRLAEDGRSS; this is encoded by the coding sequence ATGAACATCCGGATCGTCTCCGATAACCCCATCCAGCTTGAGGTAGGCTGGCTCGTGGTTGGCATGTTCGAAGATCAGCCCGAACCGCCCTCCTGGCTCTCGGAGACCCCTGGGGCCGAAACCGTCCGCCGACTCATCGCCTCCCGAGACCTCTCGGGAGGCTTCGGCGAGGCCTCGGCAATTCACGCCGTTCTGAGTCCGTCGAACGCCTCGATGCTGGTCGTCGGGCTTGGCCCGGCCGACCGCTTCGGTATGGGAGAAGCCTTTGATTCGGGAGTCCTCGTTGGCAAGCGACTCGGCGGGCGATCGCGCGACTCGGTCGCCCTGGTCTTGCCCGACGTCGGGAACCAGTCTCCCTCGATTGCCTCAGCGATCGTGCAAGGGGTGATCGTGGGCACCAGCGGCCCCGGCCTGGCGAAGTCCGAGCCCGCCCGATTCCCAATCCAGGAACTCCAGTTGAGTGTTTCCCCCGGCTCGTCTGCTGATCCCCACCCGATCAAGCAGGCCGTCCACCGCGCAGAAATCATCGGCCAGGCGATCAATCTGGCCCGAGAGCTGGTCAACCTGCCTCCGGCCCGGAAAACTCCCTCGCTGCTGGCCGACCGAATTCGGACCGAGGCCGAGCAGACGGATCTCACCGTCACCGTCTGGGACGACGATCGCATTCGTCGCGAGCGCTTCGGCGGCTTGCTCGGCGTGTCGGCCGGATCGGACGAGCCGCCGGCCTTTGTCATGCTCGAATGGCTTGGGGCCAGCGATCCGCAGGCGCCGGCCCTGGCCCTGGTGGGCAAGGGGATCACCTTCGACTCGGGCGGACTCTCCCTGAAGCCCTCGGCCTCGATGGAAGACATGAAGGCCGACATGAGCGGAGCGGCCATCGTCACCGCCGCCATGACGGCCATCGCCCGCCTCGAACTGCGGGTCAACGTCCGGGCCTTCCTGCCGCTAGCCGAGAACATGACCGGCGGTCGCGCGATGAAGCTCGGCGACGTGCTCACCATGCGGAACGGCAAGACCGTCGAGGTGATGAACACCGACGCCGAAGGGCGCCTGATCCTCGCCGATGCCCTGAGCTTCGCCGCAGAACAGGAGCCGTCGCGCATCATCGACCTGGCCACGCTGACAGGTTCCTGCATGATCGCCCTCGGGCCGAAAGTCGCCGGCCTCTTCACCAACGACGAGGCGACAGCGCAGGCCGTTCAATCGGCCGCCGAGGCCGTCGGTGAACGGCTCTGGCCCTTGCCAATGGATGCCGATTTCCGAGAGTCGCTCAAAAGCCCCGTGGCAGACCTCAAAAACGTCGGCTCAAAGTGGGGAGGAGCCAGCATTGCCGGGAAGTTCCTGGAGGAGTTCGTTGGAGGTCGACCCTGGGCTCACCTCGACATCGCCGGCCCCGCCTGGGCCGACACCGACTCCTCCACCCGTGATGCGGGCGGTACCGGCTGCTTCGTGCGGACCCTCGTCCGGCTCGCCGAAGACGGGCGATCGTCCTGA